The Candidatus Zixiibacteriota bacterium genome includes a region encoding these proteins:
- a CDS encoding bifunctional oligoribonuclease/PAP phosphatase NrnA, whose product MKSRAIDRQMNDRPGPTAPPLDELRALLERSRRVLVVAHVEPDGDAIGSLLACGACLRNLGKETVLVRESEIPSKYRFLRGAGEIRPVDALPVDLAIDTAVVLECPTLDRVGRAARFLTDGVRIINIDHHRESGDFGAVNWIDPTKSSVGEMLFELYEAFGCEITPEVAEQLYTAIMTDTGRFRYPSTSPRTMEIVGRLIAAGADPKAIADNVYYRLSVSTMRLTGMVLASIEFHDRDRLCLLTLTQEMLEAAGAGLSESDGLVDFTLFTDTAEVGALLKEVDEDRTRVSLRSRDAVNVAALAAQYGGGGHFNAAGCTMPYGLARAREEIIRVLTHARKRDTDRQD is encoded by the coding sequence ATGAAATCAAGAGCGATCGACCGCCAGATGAATGACCGGCCGGGCCCGACAGCGCCGCCGCTTGACGAACTCCGCGCCCTTCTGGAGCGGAGCCGGCGCGTCCTGGTTGTCGCCCACGTTGAACCCGACGGCGACGCCATCGGCTCGCTGCTGGCCTGCGGGGCCTGCCTCCGGAACCTCGGCAAGGAGACGGTGCTCGTCCGGGAGTCTGAAATCCCTTCGAAATACCGCTTCCTCCGCGGCGCCGGCGAGATCCGCCCGGTCGACGCCCTCCCTGTCGACCTCGCCATCGACACCGCCGTCGTCCTCGAATGCCCGACCCTCGACCGCGTCGGCCGGGCCGCCCGCTTTCTCACGGACGGTGTCCGGATCATCAACATCGACCACCACCGGGAGTCGGGGGACTTCGGCGCCGTCAACTGGATCGACCCGACCAAGTCCTCGGTGGGGGAGATGCTCTTCGAGTTGTACGAGGCTTTCGGCTGCGAGATCACGCCCGAGGTCGCCGAGCAGCTCTACACCGCGATCATGACCGACACCGGGCGCTTCCGCTACCCCTCGACGTCGCCGCGCACGATGGAGATCGTCGGGCGGCTCATCGCCGCCGGCGCCGATCCCAAGGCGATCGCCGACAACGTCTACTACCGCCTGAGCGTCTCCACCATGCGTCTGACCGGCATGGTGCTCGCCTCGATCGAATTCCACGACCGCGACCGCCTCTGCCTGCTCACTCTCACGCAGGAGATGCTCGAGGCCGCTGGCGCCGGCCTGTCCGAGTCCGACGGCCTGGTCGATTTTACGCTGTTCACCGACACGGCCGAGGTGGGCGCCCTGCTGAAAGAGGTCGATGAGGACCGCACCCGCGTGTCGCTGCGGTCCCGCGACGCCGTCAACGTGGCCGCCCTCGCCGCCCAGTACGGCGGCGGGGGACACTTCAACGCCGCCGGCTGCACCATGCCTTACGGCCTGGCCCGCGCCCGCGAAGAAATCATACGCGTGCTGACCCATGCCCGGAAAAGAGACACCGACAGACAGGATTAA
- the rbfA gene encoding 30S ribosome-binding factor RbfA: MADNRRQSRMGEQILRDISTMLEEELAEKVPGMVTFTRVRLTEDLRYATVYYSVLGKDGDREKVADYLEREKRRIRKMVGAGLRMRFIPEFAFKFDPSIEESIRIQQLLDEIKSDRPPDE, translated from the coding sequence ATGGCGGACAACCGGCGGCAGTCCCGCATGGGCGAGCAGATCCTCCGCGACATCTCGACTATGCTCGAGGAGGAGCTGGCGGAGAAGGTTCCCGGCATGGTCACCTTCACGCGTGTCCGCCTCACCGAGGACCTCCGCTACGCGACGGTGTACTACTCGGTGCTGGGCAAGGACGGGGATCGGGAAAAGGTCGCGGACTACCTGGAGCGGGAGAAGCGGCGTATCCGCAAGATGGTCGGCGCCGGCCTGCGCATGCGCTTCATTCCCGAGTTTGCTTTCAAGTTTGATCCGTCCATAGAAGAGAGTATTCGCATTCAGCAGCTGCTCGATGAAATCAAGAGCGATCGACCGCCAGATGAATGA
- a CDS encoding DUF503 domain-containing protein, with protein sequence MRLDIPAIGSLKEKRRILKSMITRLRNDFNISIAEVDLQDQIRAAVLGAAVISNSSAFCHQVMAKVIARVESSHEVILADYLTETY encoded by the coding sequence ATGCGTCTGGACATCCCGGCTATCGGCTCGCTCAAGGAGAAGCGCCGGATTCTGAAGTCGATGATTACGCGGCTCCGCAATGACTTCAACATCTCGATTGCCGAGGTCGACCTCCAGGATCAGATCCGCGCCGCCGTCCTCGGCGCCGCCGTCATCTCCAACAGCTCCGCCTTCTGCCACCAGGTCATGGCCAAGGTCATCGCGCGTGTCGAGTCCTCCCACGAGGTGATCCTGGCCGACTACCTCACGGAGACCTACTGA
- the infB gene encoding translation initiation factor IF-2, whose amino-acid sequence MGTTKRVYELAKEYKISSNAMVTVLRELGFEPKSHMSVATVEMIDAIKRKFAAEKQEAKKEMEHRAQVKEAAERKATRIGGIKVNDSKSDVAAWMRRSEKKQKKKDRRKRKSRHQVDKTAVQKSFRSTMANLSAGKGRRKYRRTPDGRQIEVLEDNVLEVNEFMSVAELAGLMDRKPAELITKLFELGMMATINQRLEMDTITLLAAEFGFEVRQLAEIGEESREEERTANLERRAPVVTIMGHVDHGKTSLLDFIRKTNVAAGEAGLITQHIGAYEVGRDGGRITFLDTPGHEAFTAMRARGSQVTDIIVLVVAADDGVQPQTVEAIDHARAAAVPIIVAINKIDKPSANPDTVKTQLSKLNLMPEDWGGKTIMVEVSAKSGQGVDRLLEMILLQAEMMDLQADPTIRGQGVIIDSRLERGRGPVVTVLVQKGTCRVGDSIVAGVHSGRVRTIMDDREQLLDEIGPSRPAQITGLDGTPQAGDSLMVVESDQEAKEIVMRRAQIKREQEARRTHGRVTLDRVFDRIKEGQIKELRLIIKADVDGSVEVLSDTLGKIQSEEVKVNVIRRGVGGITESDVLLAAASDAIIIGFQVSPDSRAREVAKQESVDIRLYDIIYEAEQDVKKALEGLLAPTVREEFVGLCEVRNTFRVPKVGMIAGCYVKEGRVNRKDSIRLIRDGKVIYRGQIASLKRFKDDAREVKEGFECGIGIERYDDVKVGDQIECLEVVEEARTLS is encoded by the coding sequence ATGGGAACGACGAAACGTGTCTATGAGCTGGCGAAGGAGTATAAAATCTCCTCCAATGCCATGGTTACGGTGCTGCGTGAACTCGGGTTCGAGCCGAAATCCCACATGTCCGTGGCCACCGTCGAGATGATCGACGCGATCAAGCGGAAATTCGCCGCCGAGAAGCAGGAAGCCAAGAAGGAGATGGAACACCGCGCCCAGGTCAAGGAGGCCGCGGAACGCAAAGCCACGCGCATCGGCGGGATCAAAGTCAACGACTCGAAATCCGACGTCGCCGCCTGGATGCGGCGCTCCGAGAAGAAGCAGAAGAAGAAAGACCGGCGCAAACGCAAAAGCCGCCATCAGGTCGACAAGACCGCCGTCCAGAAAAGCTTCCGTTCGACCATGGCCAACCTCTCCGCCGGCAAGGGGCGGCGCAAGTACCGCCGCACGCCCGACGGCCGCCAGATCGAGGTCCTCGAGGACAACGTCCTGGAAGTCAACGAATTCATGTCGGTGGCCGAACTCGCCGGCCTCATGGACCGCAAACCGGCCGAACTCATCACCAAGCTCTTCGAGCTGGGAATGATGGCGACCATCAACCAGCGTCTCGAAATGGACACGATCACGCTGCTCGCCGCGGAGTTTGGATTCGAGGTCCGGCAGCTCGCCGAAATCGGCGAGGAATCGCGCGAGGAGGAGCGCACGGCCAACCTCGAACGCCGCGCCCCCGTCGTCACCATCATGGGCCACGTCGACCACGGCAAGACCTCGCTGCTGGACTTCATCCGCAAGACCAACGTGGCCGCCGGTGAGGCCGGGCTCATCACGCAGCACATCGGCGCCTACGAGGTGGGGCGCGACGGCGGCCGCATCACCTTCCTCGACACTCCCGGCCACGAGGCCTTCACCGCCATGCGCGCCCGGGGCAGCCAGGTCACCGACATCATCGTCCTCGTCGTGGCCGCCGACGACGGTGTGCAGCCGCAGACTGTGGAGGCGATCGACCACGCCCGCGCCGCCGCCGTCCCCATCATCGTCGCCATCAACAAGATCGACAAACCCTCGGCCAACCCCGATACGGTCAAGACCCAGTTGTCCAAGCTCAATCTCATGCCCGAGGACTGGGGCGGCAAGACCATCATGGTCGAAGTTTCGGCCAAGTCCGGCCAGGGAGTCGACCGGCTGCTCGAGATGATCCTTCTCCAGGCGGAGATGATGGATCTCCAGGCCGACCCGACCATCCGCGGCCAGGGCGTCATCATCGATTCCCGCCTCGAGCGCGGCCGCGGCCCGGTCGTCACCGTCCTCGTTCAGAAAGGCACCTGCCGGGTGGGCGACTCCATTGTCGCCGGCGTGCACTCCGGCCGCGTGCGGACCATCATGGACGACCGCGAGCAGCTGCTGGACGAGATCGGCCCTTCCCGCCCGGCCCAGATTACCGGCCTCGACGGGACCCCGCAGGCGGGCGACTCCCTCATGGTCGTCGAGAGCGACCAGGAGGCCAAGGAGATCGTCATGCGGCGCGCCCAGATCAAGCGCGAGCAGGAGGCCCGCCGCACCCATGGCCGCGTCACCCTCGACCGCGTCTTCGACCGCATCAAGGAGGGCCAGATCAAGGAGCTCCGCCTCATCATCAAGGCCGATGTCGACGGCTCGGTCGAGGTGCTCTCCGACACCCTCGGCAAGATCCAGAGCGAGGAAGTCAAGGTCAACGTCATCCGCCGCGGCGTCGGCGGCATCACGGAATCCGACGTTCTCCTGGCGGCTGCCTCCGACGCCATCATCATCGGCTTCCAGGTCTCGCCCGACTCCCGCGCCCGCGAAGTCGCCAAACAGGAATCGGTCGACATCCGCCTCTACGACATCATTTACGAGGCCGAGCAGGACGTGAAGAAGGCGCTCGAAGGGCTCCTCGCTCCGACCGTCCGCGAGGAATTCGTCGGCCTGTGCGAGGTCCGCAACACCTTCCGGGTGCCCAAGGTCGGCATGATCGCCGGTTGCTACGTCAAGGAGGGCCGGGTCAACCGCAAGGACAGCATTCGGCTGATCCGCGACGGCAAGGTGATCTACCGCGGCCAGATCGCCTCGCTGAAACGGTTCAAGGACGACGCCCGCGAGGTCAAGGAGGGTTTCGAGTGCGGCATCGGGATCGAGCGGTACGACGACGTCAAAGTCGGCGACCAGATCGAATGTCTCGAAGTTGTGGAGGAGGCCCGCACGCTCTCGTGA
- the nusA gene encoding transcription termination factor NusA, protein MSFDMIEAMTLIAREKNIEFDAVLETLEAGLMAAAKKKYAFTDNITFRFDRKNNELLMIATKRVVEQVADPNVELTLAEAKDIDPEAELGDEVDIYIDYEVEFGRNAIAAAKQILIQKVREAERDRIYDEYIDKVGTLISGVVQQVDKGNVIVNLGRGEGIMPIKEQIPREKFRQGDRIRAFIVDVQKVTRGPQIILSRVSNDFLRKLFELEVPEIYERVIEIKALAREPGERAKVAVYSSDDRIDPVGACVGIKGVRVQAIVRELNNERIDIVPWSGNPELFVTRALAPAKVVNIDVDDTEQKMTVAVEDDKLSLAIGRSGQNARLASKLTGWKVNIMSETEYNEMKHREAEMLVPVGRLDGVGPKLSERLADHNIGSVQRLANATVEALVKIEGLGEKTAETLIEKAKVFVAELEAEYERKKAMERAAEAAQAAESKAEEKLRPEDVFEEDEDFVTEVDDQAEATAPSMEDLTEDEDENEDESARKDG, encoded by the coding sequence ATGTCGTTTGACATGATCGAGGCGATGACTCTCATCGCCCGAGAAAAGAACATCGAATTTGATGCGGTTCTGGAAACCCTCGAGGCCGGCCTCATGGCCGCCGCCAAGAAGAAGTACGCCTTCACCGACAACATCACCTTCCGTTTCGACCGCAAGAACAACGAACTGCTCATGATCGCAACGAAACGGGTCGTCGAACAGGTTGCCGACCCCAACGTCGAACTCACTCTCGCCGAGGCCAAGGACATCGATCCCGAAGCCGAGCTCGGCGACGAGGTCGACATCTACATCGACTACGAGGTGGAGTTCGGCCGCAACGCCATCGCCGCCGCCAAGCAGATCCTCATCCAGAAGGTCCGCGAGGCCGAACGCGACCGCATCTACGACGAGTACATCGACAAGGTCGGCACCCTCATCTCCGGCGTCGTCCAGCAGGTCGACAAGGGCAATGTCATCGTCAACCTCGGCCGCGGGGAGGGGATCATGCCCATCAAGGAGCAGATTCCCCGTGAGAAGTTCCGCCAGGGGGACCGCATCCGCGCCTTCATCGTCGACGTTCAGAAAGTCACCCGCGGGCCCCAGATCATTCTCTCGCGCGTCTCCAACGACTTCCTCCGCAAGCTGTTCGAGCTCGAAGTCCCCGAGATCTACGAGCGCGTCATCGAGATCAAAGCCCTCGCCCGCGAACCCGGCGAACGCGCCAAGGTGGCCGTGTACTCCTCCGACGACCGCATCGACCCCGTCGGTGCCTGCGTCGGCATCAAGGGCGTGCGCGTCCAGGCGATCGTGCGCGAACTCAACAACGAGCGCATCGACATCGTCCCCTGGTCCGGCAACCCCGAGCTCTTCGTCACCCGCGCCCTGGCCCCCGCCAAGGTCGTCAACATCGACGTCGACGACACCGAGCAGAAGATGACGGTGGCGGTCGAAGACGACAAGTTATCCCTCGCCATCGGACGCAGCGGCCAGAACGCCCGGCTTGCGTCGAAGCTGACCGGGTGGAAGGTCAACATCATGTCCGAGACCGAATACAACGAAATGAAACACCGCGAGGCCGAAATGCTCGTCCCCGTCGGCCGTCTTGACGGCGTCGGGCCGAAACTCTCCGAGCGGCTCGCCGACCATAACATCGGCTCCGTCCAGCGCCTCGCCAACGCCACCGTGGAGGCGCTCGTGAAAATCGAAGGGCTCGGCGAAAAGACCGCCGAAACCCTCATTGAGAAGGCCAAGGTGTTTGTCGCGGAACTCGAGGCCGAGTACGAACGCAAAAAGGCCATGGAGCGGGCGGCCGAGGCCGCCCAGGCCGCCGAGTCCAAAGCCGAGGAAAAGCTCCGGCCCGAGGACGTTTTCGAGGAGGACGAGGATTTCGTGACCGAGGTTGACGATCAGGCGGAAGCGACCGCGCCCAGCATGGAAGACCTCACGGAGGACGAGGACGAGAACGAAGACGAGTCCGCCCGCAAGGATGGATGA
- a CDS encoding ribosome maturation factor RimP, giving the protein MPSVNERFKADLLALVEAPLAAEGAYVADLVVATFKKSATVRVFVYSERGTTLEECARLSRIVGDVLDGTDWFDYGYTLEVSSPGLDRPLVTPRDFRFRTGETVRVEFRDPARKKLTAELVAATDTDVELRHEGTVERVPLAEIKRAKIVF; this is encoded by the coding sequence ATGCCGAGTGTGAACGAACGGTTCAAAGCCGACCTCCTGGCGCTCGTCGAGGCGCCCCTTGCCGCGGAAGGCGCGTATGTGGCCGACCTCGTCGTCGCCACTTTCAAGAAGAGTGCCACCGTCCGCGTGTTCGTCTACTCCGAACGGGGGACGACGCTTGAGGAATGCGCCCGGCTCTCGCGGATCGTGGGCGATGTGCTCGATGGAACCGACTGGTTCGACTACGGTTATACTTTGGAAGTGTCCTCGCCCGGCCTCGATCGGCCGCTGGTGACCCCGCGCGACTTCCGGTTCCGCACCGGCGAGACCGTCCGCGTTGAATTCCGCGACCCGGCGCGCAAGAAGCTGACCGCCGAATTGGTCGCGGCGACCGATACGGATGTGGAACTGCGGCACGAAGGGACCGTCGAGCGCGTGCCCCTGGCCGAGATCAAGCGGGCGAAAATCGTATTTTGA
- a CDS encoding proline--tRNA ligase — protein sequence MRWTHSYIPTLRENQAEAELISHQLLLRGGYIRKLASGIYLYLPLMQRVIHKFSNIVREEMNRAGGLEIAMSVLCPAEVWQESGRYGTIGKEQMRLRDRHDHEQVLCGTHEETVTFLIRGEVKSYRQLPLNLYQIQVKFRDEIRPRFGLMRGREFIMKDAYSFDADEESFARSYQAMVDAYFRIFHRAGLDVVKVESDTGAMGGKAAHEFMLLVDTEAGEEIIMSCDSCDYTANLEKAAFCDPLQPAPEPETKPRETVDTPGAATIEEVTAFLKVPAHRLVKTLLYMADGKPVAALVRGDRELNETKLKNAVGANELVMAAAAEVEQFTGAPVGFAGPIGLKDVPIYADPLVTQMNNFIVGANLFEKHTVNVNLGRDFKAAKIADLTSARHGDGCPKCDGHLVAKHGIEVGNTFMLGTKYSDSLGAKFLDAEGKERPILMGSYGIGVTRTPQAALEKYHDERGICWPKNIAPYQVALIPLNMDKAEHRTAAENIYTALNEANIDVLWDDRTERAGVKFNDADLIGLPVRLVIGDKSLADGKVEMKARRGGEPHLVPIDRIVPAVRDLLDTLP from the coding sequence ATGCGTTGGACGCACTCCTACATCCCGACCCTCCGCGAGAACCAGGCCGAGGCCGAACTGATCTCCCACCAGCTCCTGCTGCGCGGCGGCTACATCCGCAAACTCGCCTCGGGCATCTACCTCTACCTGCCCCTCATGCAGCGCGTCATCCACAAGTTCTCAAACATCGTCCGCGAAGAAATGAACCGCGCCGGCGGCCTCGAAATCGCCATGTCGGTCCTGTGCCCGGCCGAGGTCTGGCAGGAATCGGGCCGCTACGGGACGATCGGCAAAGAGCAGATGCGCCTCCGCGACCGGCACGACCACGAGCAGGTTCTCTGCGGCACCCATGAGGAAACGGTCACATTCCTCATCCGCGGCGAGGTCAAATCCTACCGCCAGCTTCCCCTGAACCTCTACCAGATCCAGGTGAAGTTCCGCGATGAGATCCGCCCCCGTTTCGGCCTCATGCGCGGCCGCGAGTTCATCATGAAAGACGCCTACTCGTTCGATGCCGACGAGGAATCGTTCGCACGCTCGTACCAGGCGATGGTCGACGCCTATTTTCGTATTTTCCACCGGGCCGGCCTCGACGTCGTCAAGGTTGAGTCCGACACCGGCGCGATGGGGGGGAAGGCCGCCCACGAGTTCATGTTGCTCGTCGACACCGAGGCCGGCGAAGAGATCATCATGTCGTGCGACTCCTGCGACTACACGGCCAACCTCGAGAAAGCCGCGTTCTGCGATCCGCTCCAACCGGCGCCCGAGCCCGAGACCAAACCCAGGGAAACGGTGGACACGCCTGGGGCGGCCACGATCGAGGAAGTCACCGCTTTCCTGAAAGTCCCCGCGCACCGACTGGTCAAGACTTTGCTGTATATGGCCGACGGCAAGCCGGTGGCCGCGCTCGTGCGGGGGGACCGGGAACTGAACGAAACCAAGCTCAAGAACGCCGTTGGGGCCAATGAGCTGGTCATGGCCGCGGCGGCCGAGGTGGAGCAATTCACGGGCGCCCCGGTCGGGTTCGCCGGCCCGATCGGCCTGAAAGACGTTCCGATCTACGCCGACCCCCTCGTCACCCAAATGAACAACTTCATCGTTGGCGCGAATCTGTTTGAAAAACATACAGTTAACGTGAACCTCGGACGGGATTTCAAGGCCGCTAAAATCGCCGACCTTACGTCGGCTCGCCACGGCGACGGCTGCCCGAAATGCGACGGCCATCTGGTGGCCAAGCACGGTATCGAAGTGGGCAACACCTTCATGCTCGGTACCAAGTACTCCGATTCGCTGGGCGCGAAATTCCTCGATGCGGAGGGGAAGGAGCGGCCTATCCTTATGGGCTCCTATGGGATCGGGGTCACCCGCACCCCTCAGGCCGCCCTCGAAAAGTACCACGACGAGCGGGGCATCTGCTGGCCCAAAAACATCGCCCCCTACCAGGTCGCTCTCATTCCGCTCAATATGGACAAGGCGGAGCACCGGACGGCCGCGGAGAACATCTATACCGCCTTGAACGAGGCCAATATAGATGTACTTTGGGATGATCGTACGGAGCGGGCTGGGGTCAAGTTCAACGATGCCGACCTGATCGGCCTGCCGGTACGCCTCGTAATTGGCGATAAGTCGCTCGCCGATGGGAAGGTAGAGATGAAGGCCCGGCGCGGGGGGGAGCCCCATCTCGTGCCTATCGACCGCATCGTGCCGGCTGTCCGCGACCTCCTGGACACCCTGCCGTAA
- a CDS encoding tetratricopeptide repeat protein yields MIPSVADLYKIIEQSDLVYVLEHLDSVQVDSIDKARRLNSNMLYLYVDSSSRSLVRHEIDDSLGVIFAIAEGAYEAGDFEAALAAYSEALLLRPSFDPAMVYAGDAYFGMNELDSARAWYQRAVDANFINYQAHWFLGHMMWLQGDSARAIEELTIAHLLNVNHMEIKKVLKSYREDAGGTWRGPDISLHYALTRDTSGVRVRFEAESVAYALVRAVWKYEPGYAESRQGEDWRGSLMQEIAEAAVTWLDFMAGLDDTLAPAWWPQVEELAQEADDSGQVEHFIWYAFIAPELPAAMMLMPREQFDAIREFVDKFY; encoded by the coding sequence ATGATCCCCAGCGTTGCCGACCTATATAAAATCATTGAGCAGTCTGACCTGGTCTACGTACTTGAGCACCTCGACTCCGTTCAGGTGGATTCAATCGACAAGGCGCGACGCCTTAACTCAAACATGTTATACCTGTACGTTGACAGCTCCAGCCGGAGCTTGGTCAGACATGAAATCGACGATTCGCTCGGTGTCATCTTCGCCATAGCTGAAGGGGCGTACGAGGCCGGCGACTTCGAGGCCGCTCTGGCGGCTTACTCCGAAGCGCTTCTCCTGCGGCCGAGTTTCGATCCGGCGATGGTCTACGCGGGGGATGCCTATTTCGGCATGAACGAACTTGACAGCGCACGGGCGTGGTACCAGCGGGCAGTCGATGCGAATTTCATCAATTACCAGGCGCACTGGTTCCTGGGGCATATGATGTGGCTCCAGGGTGACAGCGCCCGCGCCATCGAAGAACTCACCATCGCCCACTTGCTGAACGTGAATCACATGGAGATCAAGAAGGTGCTGAAATCATACCGGGAAGATGCCGGGGGAACCTGGCGTGGGCCGGATATTTCCCTTCACTATGCGCTCACACGAGACACCTCAGGGGTACGGGTGCGTTTTGAAGCGGAATCCGTCGCCTATGCCTTGGTCCGGGCGGTTTGGAAATATGAACCCGGGTACGCGGAATCACGTCAGGGAGAAGACTGGCGCGGTAGTCTCATGCAGGAGATTGCAGAAGCTGCTGTCACCTGGCTTGATTTCATGGCGGGATTGGATGACACACTGGCCCCGGCTTGGTGGCCTCAGGTTGAGGAATTGGCGCAAGAGGCAGACGACTCGGGCCAGGTAGAGCACTTCATCTGGTACGCCTTCATAGCGCCGGAACTGCCCGCGGCGATGATGCTGATGCCGCGGGAGCAATTCGATGCGATTCGGGAGTTCGTTGACAAATTCTACTGA
- a CDS encoding metallophosphoesterase, whose product MPKRFLIFVAIVQGILWIGHALLGATAVAFFSIAPGPAAAILFVLSLTFVSASLIGHRRHGPVVRLYYRFAAVWLAVGHVLLLASAAAWAALGLFRLAALGIGPVVGAAAARMAIGSAALGAAAAVAAYGLVKARLIRVARYRVRAAAVPAAWRGRKAVWISDVHLGYVNGAPYARRVVGLVHRLQPDIVFIGGDLFDGTDGNLDELFTPLRDLTAPLGVYFITGNHEEFFDREAFLAPIRAAANVRILLNEAVEIEGLRLIGVDFRETADPRRYADVLARLTPGMSPSPAGTEFTVLLRHDPSHNEVAERAGVDVQLSGHTHGGQIWPFTKIAERVYGARNYGHSQTSRLQTITSSGVGTWGPPMRLGTQSEVVEIVFE is encoded by the coding sequence ATGCCCAAGCGCTTCCTCATATTCGTCGCCATCGTGCAGGGTATTCTCTGGATCGGGCACGCGCTGCTCGGGGCGACTGCCGTCGCATTCTTCTCGATCGCGCCGGGACCCGCGGCGGCGATCCTCTTCGTCCTCTCCCTCACCTTCGTCTCGGCCAGCCTGATCGGGCACCGGCGGCATGGACCGGTCGTGCGGCTGTACTACCGTTTCGCCGCGGTATGGCTGGCGGTCGGACACGTGCTCCTGTTGGCCTCGGCGGCGGCGTGGGCCGCGCTCGGTCTTTTCCGGCTGGCGGCGCTCGGAATCGGGCCAGTGGTCGGAGCAGCGGCGGCGCGGATGGCGATCGGATCGGCCGCGCTGGGGGCGGCTGCGGCCGTCGCAGCGTACGGGCTGGTCAAAGCGCGCCTGATCCGGGTGGCGCGGTACCGCGTGCGGGCCGCGGCCGTGCCGGCCGCCTGGCGGGGGCGAAAGGCGGTGTGGATCTCCGACGTGCACCTCGGCTATGTCAACGGCGCCCCCTACGCCCGCCGGGTCGTCGGCCTCGTCCATCGGCTCCAACCGGACATTGTGTTTATCGGCGGCGACCTGTTTGACGGGACCGACGGGAACCTCGACGAGTTATTCACTCCGCTGAGAGACCTGACGGCGCCGCTGGGGGTGTATTTCATCACGGGGAACCACGAGGAGTTTTTCGACCGGGAGGCGTTTCTCGCGCCGATTCGCGCGGCGGCGAACGTGCGGATTCTGCTCAACGAGGCGGTGGAGATCGAGGGCCTGCGCCTGATCGGGGTGGACTTCCGGGAAACGGCCGATCCGCGGCGCTATGCCGACGTGCTGGCACGGCTGACGCCCGGGATGAGCCCCTCCCCCGCCGGCACGGAGTTCACGGTGCTGCTCCGGCACGATCCCTCGCACAACGAGGTCGCGGAGCGGGCGGGCGTGGATGTGCAACTGTCGGGGCACACCCACGGGGGACAGATTTGGCCGTTCACGAAAATCGCGGAGCGGGTATACGGAGCGCGGAACTATGGACATTCGCAGACGAGCCGCCTTCAGACGATCACCTCCTCGGGAGTGGGAACTTGGGGCCCGCCGATGCGGCTGGGAACACAGTCGGAGGTGGTTGAAATAGTGTTTGAGTGA
- the xrtH gene encoding exosortase H, translating into MPERPPASLSDSRPGRSPALRFVLKFVLLLAVLGGAYAWLTARYAESLGWLMDTTAAVTGSVVSLFFGEVHWSGRFVSYRGFPVEVIDECTGLLEMVIFTAAVLAFSTTPGKKLLGLALGLPAIYLFNILRIVVLVIAGASSKPLFDFLHLYFWQATLILMIASVWIAWIYLVVFRDPKRAVAVPG; encoded by the coding sequence TTGCCCGAACGCCCCCCGGCGTCCTTGTCGGACAGCCGCCCCGGCCGATCCCCCGCCCTCCGCTTCGTCCTGAAATTCGTCCTCCTGCTGGCGGTCCTCGGCGGCGCCTACGCCTGGCTGACCGCCCGCTATGCCGAGAGTCTCGGATGGCTGATGGACACTACTGCCGCCGTCACCGGCAGCGTCGTCTCGCTCTTCTTCGGCGAGGTGCACTGGTCCGGCCGCTTTGTCTCCTACCGCGGATTCCCGGTCGAGGTTATCGACGAATGCACGGGCCTGCTGGAAATGGTCATCTTCACCGCCGCCGTCCTCGCCTTCTCCACCACGCCTGGGAAGAAGCTCCTCGGCCTGGCGCTCGGGCTTCCGGCAATCTACCTCTTCAACATCCTCCGCATCGTCGTGCTGGTGATCGCCGGCGCATCCTCGAAACCGTTGTTCGACTTCCTGCACCTGTATTTTTGGCAGGCGACCCTGATTCTCATGATCGCGTCCGTCTGGATCGCCTGGATATACCTGGTGGTGTTTCGTGATCCGAAAAGAGCTGTGGCTGTTCCTGGCTAA